TTTTGAAAAGGATAAATTATCTTTTGCACCATAGGGTATATTTTTCGCTCGGGATTTTCTTTCAGAAGATTTGGGTTGTGCAGAATCCTTGTTGGCATTCAAAGGTTGATGTCTGGGTTCCATAGATTCTGATCTATGTACATATCCTGCATATTGACCGCTTTGATTATACTGACTGTCCAAATCAGTTGAAAGTCCTGAAAGAAGTGCTCGAGCAGTTTCCATGTTCTTTTCAAACTCAGTTTCATCCATTGAGATGGATTTTGCATCAatatttgagatgaaggactcCACAGAGAGCATGTTTGTGAAAAAATAGGCTGTTTCACCAACTAATCGAGATTGTCGCCTGTACCTTTGTATATACAATAAATTTGAGTGCAGTTGTGGAGGGTTTGCCTGCATTATCATTTAAATAGAGCAACTTGTAAACATGGCATACTCTGGTCCCTTCTACAATTGAAGAACGAACGCACCTCCAGTGGTAAATTAATTGAATAGTTTATTTAGAATAGACGATAATATGTATTGCATCAGAAGTAaatttttaatcaaataaatcagGACATTATATAAAGTTTGCCATACCTTTAAAGTAACATAAATTAGGACGGGAAGAAATTCATCAGCTCCTGGGGGATTCTCATTTGAAGCAACAGAAGCATTCAGCAACAAGTTATTGATAACCTTGCAACAATTGAGGATACACACAAGCTTATCCCTGGGTGCCTTGTACATATTGATCTTTTGCAGTTCTTTCTGAGCAAGCTGAAATGataaaagcaacaaaaaaaatgcattGGTAAGGATTTAATGAGAGGTATCCAACAATGATTAGGTCTAAGATTACAGAagtcagaaaaaaaaaaaaaaaattgcgaTCCTATGTGCATTctcatgaaaagaaaaaaaaccaagaaataaaaaagttcaATCGTAAGTTAGAAAAGTTGACACACTAATTACCCTGAACATGAAAAGACAGTTAGTTCACACCACAAGAAGGAAGGAAATAGGGGGAATTGATCTCTATTTTGTGATTCTATAAACTAGGAATTTGTCTGAGCTACAAAAACTCCTGCTAGTGTTTGGAGATCCCGCACTATCCTGATTGCTATTTCCTTTTCAATACCTGTCAACATGTGGGTctaatttttctcaaaaaagcTCCTTAAACAAGGAACTGTTAACAAATAGAGACAGCTCATATGCAAATCAATGCATCTCAATTGAGAACTATGTCCATGTCTTTATTTAAGGATCTCATTACaaatcaatctctctctctctctctctctctctctctctctctctcacacacacacacacacacacacacacactttatttatacatatttgatatgtacattatatatcataaatatatatattcctttaCTCACCAGCCATGATGTTTCATTTTGAAATGTGGGCTTAATATCCAAATTCTCCGGTCGAATGAATTGTTGTACTAAAGCCATCTTCTCATACAGTTGGTCATCAAGTTTTACATCATCCGGAACTGAAGCAAATACATGAGGAAATAACTTTGTCATGACATACTTCTCCAGTCCCTGTATTTAACAGaatccaagaaaaacaaaatgccAACAACATCAATAAGACATCACATATTAACATAAAgtattaaaaaggaaaaaaaaccatcTGAGAGGAAGagatatgcaaaaataatacAGGTCCTAGAAGATGAAAGAAAAACTACAGAGTTCCTCAAAGAAGAATGATATACATTATACAAGAAGGTATGAAGTACAATATCTTTTACATTTTCATAAATCTTCATTCTACACTGCCAGAAGGGAGTGTGAGGTTCTCTTTGATGGGTGCGTTCAGCTTTCAATTTcggttttcttttatttcatatGTAAAGTGTCATTAAGACATGTTTCTTCTTCCCCGGTAGAAACTAGAAGGGGGCAGAAGAAGATGAGTTGCTGTGCTTACAACAACAAACACCCACTTAAGCAATGATGCTTTAGCCTTTCACTTAATCCCTCTTGGCAATTAATTCATGATCATTCATATATGCAAGCAAAACTAAAATGCTAAGCGTTTAGTTAAtatcaaactcaaactcactTCGCCAGCACTGTCGAGCTCCTCTTCTGAACAACCAGCCCAAAGTGGATGAGCCCTAAAATCCATTTCCATTTGGGCAAAGAAGTCCTGCACCGCAGCACTGTCCCTGTCTGGATCAGGAGCATTGTTCGAAAACGATACTATGAAACTgcaatccaatccaaaccaACCCAGTTCAATTCAATGCaaaacaaacatcaaacacCTTTCTCGCACTCAATTCTCAACTTTGATAAGAGATTCTTACTGCAGAAACAAATCATCCAAGATCTCAAAATCCACTTTACCTTTTTATGGACTTGACGAAATCAGCGGCCGCCGGTTGACGCATTCGTTCAAGAAAGTCCTGCAGGCCCAAGAACACATCGGCGTTCTCCATTCTCCACCACCGTCCGATTGCTCCAAAATCTCAGCTCTACGGCGAtgatgggagagagagaactgagAGCTGACCGCTTTCAAGTTCAAAAGCCTATTGCTAATTAAGCTGCGATGGAGTGGATGTACGTATTTGATTATCGGATGACAAAAGTCCGAAGTTAATTAACACTGGTTTTGAGTTTTCGGGGCCCGACTTGAGAAAATTGATGATCCAACTGGATTCTGGATCATGGATGGATATCGCGGTTGCGGCCAGTTGTTAACGAACCTTGGGGTTGGGCTTACTTGGCAGGCTTGGATGTTGACTCTTTATGAGGGGCGTTTGTTAGGAGCACTTTTGTGGACAAAAcatgttatttttttgttaaaaatccAATTGTTTACTAGGCACTTCTTCAGAAATCGCTTTTATAACTCATAAGCGCTTTTAAATTGTTCTACCAAGCGCAATTATACACGCTTCTAACCCTTACATAAGCATAAAAGCGTTTTCTGACAACATGAATCTCTTTTTTTATGCTCTTTAAGGCTCAACCATGTCATATATAGGGTATTTGTATcaacaaccccaaaaaaaaaaaaattcactagAATGCAAGCCTACATGTTCCGATGTCAAAAGCCATAAGAAGCTATTGACTTTTACCGACCATATTGGCTTCAGACACAAAAGAAACATTCACCTAGAGGTTATCTCAAATCTCAAACAGTTCATTTAATTGTACCTTATGCATAATCAATTATTCTCAAGCGCGTTAGTGCACGTTTGAGAGTGCTTTGGAAGTGACAAAAGgcatgaaaatcataaaaccAATGAAGTGAAAAATAACCCCCAGCCCTCGTCACATAACATGAAAGCAGCAGCGAAAGCAATGTATTTTCTGTGTTTTGTATTACAACAAGTAATTCCTGTGGATTAGTGGAAGAATACAACATTAAATGAAAAAGGTTGCTCCTGCTACTGGGGTACACACTCGGCCTGGTGCAAATAATACCCACATCAGAAGAAAACATTTTGATCCTACGTAAAACTATATCACAAGAACTGTCATTTCGTATAAACACCCTCCTACACGCAATTACAATCGGAAGATATCTTTGAACACAAACAGTATTTTCAGATTCACATCCATGCAATCGCCAACACTTCGACTGAACAGCTTCCACATAACTTAGGCACCAGGTCACCAGCTCTCATGTCTTCCCCAAAAGTTTAAGAAGCAATGTCTATATAATGTGTATCATATCCATGTGCAATGCTATTTCCATCTACACTCTCAAAACTGGACTTGGAGtgaaattaaacaatttttaCACACTTTTTTTCACAAGAAAGGCCCCTACAACGTGAACTGATTTAGAATAATGAACT
The window above is part of the Prunus dulcis chromosome 1, ALMONDv2, whole genome shotgun sequence genome. Proteins encoded here:
- the LOC117615903 gene encoding vacuolar protein sorting-associated protein 9A-like, with the translated sequence MENADVFLGLQDFLERMRQPAAADFVKSIKSFIVSFSNNAPDPDRDSAAVQDFFAQMEMDFRAHPLWAGCSEEELDSAGEGLEKYVMTKLFPHVFASVPDDVKLDDQLYEKMALVQQFIRPENLDIKPTFQNETSWLLAQKELQKINMYKAPRDKLVCILNCCKVINNLLLNASVASNENPPGADEFLPVLIYVTLKANPPQLHSNLLYIQRYRRQSRLVGETAYFFTNMLSVESFISNIDAKSISMDETEFEKNMETARALLSGLSTDLDSQYNQSGQYAGYVHRSESMEPRHQPLNANKDSAQPKSSERKSRAKNIPYGAKDNLSFSKIPSLSDLEDKGATILVNDDKASQVFREYPYLFAHVGDLTLNDVEDLLNNYKQLVFKYVCLSKGLGVAAPSLPVSSSQTEFHQHAETAKQQDHSRAIEPNDEVSNDINRNDGSLEPNDEASNDTNRKDDGSNKEPLIDLDNLQSLLSQDQAVAPQGGKHEESSQ